The following are encoded in a window of Apis mellifera strain DH4 linkage group LG10, Amel_HAv3.1, whole genome shotgun sequence genomic DNA:
- the LOC409649 gene encoding solute carrier organic anion transporter family member 5A1 isoform X1, translating to MRFLALKVPFIKVGGMSQGCGICGIYPRWLRDRATPKNFIAVYGLLGTVQAMAFIYIVVTLTTLEKRFKIPSRTTGLILSGNEISQILSLILTYYGGSGHRPRWIAIGVGLSALSCLVLALPHFLYGPGRDALALTKEYLDQTLLNATTVPQDLAICPRVVKPDHCDEETLLDVSILPRLLVFLSQFILGIGTTLYYGLGQTYLDDNTKKKNTPMLLGFTFALRTVGPAIGFLLGYGCLSLYIDPSLHPVITKKDPRWLGAWWLGWIILGVTMGMFATLIAMFPRKLPTEKDTALETVKKDGSIPLKLHLTVQEQYMKPMEPRKSLETEYIPTMREFPNAMKRLLTNWLLTFNNLSGVFYVLGASAYITFLAKYLEVQYSTSAAGGTVIAGPISLVGMVLGFLLSGLIISKFKPGPRPLLAWNVFVGICFVAGQILFIFLGCSDIGFEGLNLETMQMNLTSNCNIDCNCDGVKYSPVCHVASKITFYSACHAGCRTIINDKEFGNCSCLPLSTFNLENHFGYTTDGDSRDQSIFISDPHSMIFDKVRAGPCTNDCSRPYLLFMVLTCIIQTLACSGKIGNVLVNYRSVEKKDKSFAQGITLMIISLFALIPGPIIYGAIIDSTCLIWEESCGTRGNCWFHHGRNFRYLVNITSAGFSIIGVLFDAAVCYLGKNLDLYGAQECDRRREFIKEDETPRETADGEKKKEMNGNL from the exons ATGCGATTTCTCGCATTGAAAGTACCGTTTATAAAag TCGGAGGGATGAGCCAAGGTTGTGGAATTTGTGGGATTTATCCCCGATGGCTACGTGATCGTGCCACCCCGAAAAATTTCATAGCGGTGTACGGCCTCCTCGGCACCGTGCAGGCAATGGCCTTTATTTACATCGTTGTCACCCTCACGACTTtggaaaaaagattcaaaatacCTAGTCGTACAACTG gatTGATCCTCTCCGGGAACGAAATCTCGCAAATCTTGTCTTTGATATTAACCTATTATGGAGGGTCTGGTCACCGTCCAAGATGGATCGCGATCGGTGTCGGTCTCAGCGCCCTCTCGTGCCTCGTCCTTGCTCTTCCACACTTTCTATACGGACCGGGACGAGACGCTTTGGCGCTGACCAAGGAATATCTCGATCAAACTTTGCTGAACGCCACCACAGTTCCTCAAGATTTGGCCATTTGTCCACGAGTCGTGAAACCGGATCATTGCGACGAGGAGACACTGTTGGATGTCAGCATTCTACCTCGACTCTTGGTCTTCCTCTCCCAATTTATCCTTGGAATTGGTACCACTTTGTATTACGGTCTTGGTCAAACGTACCTGGATGACAatacaaagaagaagaatactcCTATGCTTTTAG GTTTTACCTTTGCTCTGAGAACAGTCGGACCAGCAATAGGATTTTTACTAGGTTACGGTTGTCTCAGTTTGTACATAGATCCCAGTTTACATCCTGTGATCACAAAGAAGGATCCACGATGGTTAGGTGCGTGGTGGCTCGGTTGGATTATTCTAGGTGTCACTATGGGCATGTTTGCTACACTAATAGCCATGTTTCCGCGAAAGTTACCGACAGAAAAAGACACTGCACTCGAAACTGTGAAAAag GACGGTAGTATCCCCTTGAAACTGCATTTGACCGTGCAGGAACAATACATGAAACCGATGGAACCGAGAAAGTCTTTGGAAACAGAGTATATTCCAACTATGCGTGAATTTCCAAACGCGATGAAGAGGTTACTGACGAATTGGCTGTTGACTTTCAATAATCTGAGCGGAGTGTTTTACGTGTTAGGTGCATCGGCATACATAACATTTTTGGCAAAATATCTCGAGGTTCAATACAGTACCTCTGCAGCTGGTGGCACTGTAATCGCAG GTCCTATATCACTCGTGGGTATGGTACTAGGATTTTTACTCTCCGGATTAATAATTAGCAAATTTAAACCTGGTCCAAGACCATTGTTAGCATGGAATGTATTCGTCGGCATTTGTTTCGTTGCCGGTCAGATACTCTTTATATTTCTCGGTTGTTCCGATATCGGGTTCGAAGGTCTCAATTTAGAAACTATGCA AATGAATTTGACATCAAATTGCAATATAGATTGCAATTGCGACGGTGTTAAATATTCTCCTGTTTGTCACGTGGCGTCCAAGATAACGTTTTATTCCGCCTGCCATGCTGGTTGTCGAACGATAATCAACGACAAAGAGTTCGGCAACTGTAGTTGCCTTCCTTTATCCACGTTCAATTTAGAAAATCACTTCGGTTACACGACAGATGGCGACTCGAGGGATCAATCGATCTTCATTAGCGATCCACACTCGATGATCTTCGACAAAGTCAGAGCTGGCCCTTGTACCAACGATTGCAGTCGCCCTTACCTTCTGTTCATGGTTCTCACCTGTATCATACAAACGTTAGCGTGTTCTGGAAAGATTGGCAACGTTTTGGTTAATTATCGTAGCGTCGAAAAGAAGGACAAGAGCTTCGCTCAGGGTATTACTTTGATGATTATCTCGTTGTTCGCTTTGATACCGGGTCCGATCATTTATGGCGCCATTATTGACTCGACTTGCTTGATCTGGGAAGAATCCTGCGGGACTAGGGGAAATTGCTGGTTCCATCATGGAAGGAACTTTCGATATT
- the LOC409649 gene encoding solute carrier organic anion transporter family member 5A1 isoform X2, with amino-acid sequence MSQGCGICGIYPRWLRDRATPKNFIAVYGLLGTVQAMAFIYIVVTLTTLEKRFKIPSRTTGLILSGNEISQILSLILTYYGGSGHRPRWIAIGVGLSALSCLVLALPHFLYGPGRDALALTKEYLDQTLLNATTVPQDLAICPRVVKPDHCDEETLLDVSILPRLLVFLSQFILGIGTTLYYGLGQTYLDDNTKKKNTPMLLGFTFALRTVGPAIGFLLGYGCLSLYIDPSLHPVITKKDPRWLGAWWLGWIILGVTMGMFATLIAMFPRKLPTEKDTALETVKKDGSIPLKLHLTVQEQYMKPMEPRKSLETEYIPTMREFPNAMKRLLTNWLLTFNNLSGVFYVLGASAYITFLAKYLEVQYSTSAAGGTVIAGPISLVGMVLGFLLSGLIISKFKPGPRPLLAWNVFVGICFVAGQILFIFLGCSDIGFEGLNLETMQMNLTSNCNIDCNCDGVKYSPVCHVASKITFYSACHAGCRTIINDKEFGNCSCLPLSTFNLENHFGYTTDGDSRDQSIFISDPHSMIFDKVRAGPCTNDCSRPYLLFMVLTCIIQTLACSGKIGNVLVNYRSVEKKDKSFAQGITLMIISLFALIPGPIIYGAIIDSTCLIWEESCGTRGNCWFHHGRNFRYLVNITSAGFSIIGVLFDAAVCYLGKNLDLYGAQECDRRREFIKEDETPRETADGEKKKEMNGNL; translated from the exons ATGAGCCAAGGTTGTGGAATTTGTGGGATTTATCCCCGATGGCTACGTGATCGTGCCACCCCGAAAAATTTCATAGCGGTGTACGGCCTCCTCGGCACCGTGCAGGCAATGGCCTTTATTTACATCGTTGTCACCCTCACGACTTtggaaaaaagattcaaaatacCTAGTCGTACAACTG gatTGATCCTCTCCGGGAACGAAATCTCGCAAATCTTGTCTTTGATATTAACCTATTATGGAGGGTCTGGTCACCGTCCAAGATGGATCGCGATCGGTGTCGGTCTCAGCGCCCTCTCGTGCCTCGTCCTTGCTCTTCCACACTTTCTATACGGACCGGGACGAGACGCTTTGGCGCTGACCAAGGAATATCTCGATCAAACTTTGCTGAACGCCACCACAGTTCCTCAAGATTTGGCCATTTGTCCACGAGTCGTGAAACCGGATCATTGCGACGAGGAGACACTGTTGGATGTCAGCATTCTACCTCGACTCTTGGTCTTCCTCTCCCAATTTATCCTTGGAATTGGTACCACTTTGTATTACGGTCTTGGTCAAACGTACCTGGATGACAatacaaagaagaagaatactcCTATGCTTTTAG GTTTTACCTTTGCTCTGAGAACAGTCGGACCAGCAATAGGATTTTTACTAGGTTACGGTTGTCTCAGTTTGTACATAGATCCCAGTTTACATCCTGTGATCACAAAGAAGGATCCACGATGGTTAGGTGCGTGGTGGCTCGGTTGGATTATTCTAGGTGTCACTATGGGCATGTTTGCTACACTAATAGCCATGTTTCCGCGAAAGTTACCGACAGAAAAAGACACTGCACTCGAAACTGTGAAAAag GACGGTAGTATCCCCTTGAAACTGCATTTGACCGTGCAGGAACAATACATGAAACCGATGGAACCGAGAAAGTCTTTGGAAACAGAGTATATTCCAACTATGCGTGAATTTCCAAACGCGATGAAGAGGTTACTGACGAATTGGCTGTTGACTTTCAATAATCTGAGCGGAGTGTTTTACGTGTTAGGTGCATCGGCATACATAACATTTTTGGCAAAATATCTCGAGGTTCAATACAGTACCTCTGCAGCTGGTGGCACTGTAATCGCAG GTCCTATATCACTCGTGGGTATGGTACTAGGATTTTTACTCTCCGGATTAATAATTAGCAAATTTAAACCTGGTCCAAGACCATTGTTAGCATGGAATGTATTCGTCGGCATTTGTTTCGTTGCCGGTCAGATACTCTTTATATTTCTCGGTTGTTCCGATATCGGGTTCGAAGGTCTCAATTTAGAAACTATGCA AATGAATTTGACATCAAATTGCAATATAGATTGCAATTGCGACGGTGTTAAATATTCTCCTGTTTGTCACGTGGCGTCCAAGATAACGTTTTATTCCGCCTGCCATGCTGGTTGTCGAACGATAATCAACGACAAAGAGTTCGGCAACTGTAGTTGCCTTCCTTTATCCACGTTCAATTTAGAAAATCACTTCGGTTACACGACAGATGGCGACTCGAGGGATCAATCGATCTTCATTAGCGATCCACACTCGATGATCTTCGACAAAGTCAGAGCTGGCCCTTGTACCAACGATTGCAGTCGCCCTTACCTTCTGTTCATGGTTCTCACCTGTATCATACAAACGTTAGCGTGTTCTGGAAAGATTGGCAACGTTTTGGTTAATTATCGTAGCGTCGAAAAGAAGGACAAGAGCTTCGCTCAGGGTATTACTTTGATGATTATCTCGTTGTTCGCTTTGATACCGGGTCCGATCATTTATGGCGCCATTATTGACTCGACTTGCTTGATCTGGGAAGAATCCTGCGGGACTAGGGGAAATTGCTGGTTCCATCATGGAAGGAACTTTCGATATT